GTTTGGTCATGCGTTCCGGGTGTGCTCGATTGGCGATAAGGCCAATTTTGGTTTAGTCTGAGAGGCAATTGTGCCCTATTTGCTAAGGAAAAACCTTATGTCCGCTAAAACGCCGAACGAAAACAACCTGATTTGGATCGACTTGGAAATGACTGGCCTGAATCCCGATACCGACGTCATTATCGAGATCGCCACCATAGTGACCGATGCCGATTTGAACATTCTGGCCGAGGGCCCGGTATTTGCAGTCCACCAGCCTGACAGCATTATGTTGAATATGGATGACTGGAATACCAATCAACACGGCAAATCGGGCCTGACGCAGCGAGTGCGTGAGAGCAAGGTGGATATTCAGCAAGCAGAAGCAGAAACCATTAAATTTTTGGAACAATGGGTGCCGGCAGGAAAATCACCTATTTGCGGAAATTCCATTTGTCAGGATCGCCGTTTTTTAGTGCGCGGTATGCCCTTGTTGGAAGACTATTTCCACTATCGTAATTTAGATGTGAGCACTGTAAAAGAATTAGCGCGCCGCTGGCGCCCTGATGTGATTGCGGGCGTAAAAAAATCTGGTGCACATTTGGCGTTAGACGATATTAAAGACTCTATTGCAGAGTTGCAGCATTATCGCGCAACCTTTTTTAAAATGAATTGAGTTTGTGATACGAATAAAGGCGCCCGATGGCGCCTTTATTTTTTGGATTGCTTTAAAAATTAAACTTCGTTGTGACAAACCGCTTCAATATTGTTTCCGTCCGGATCAAAGATAAACGCGCCGTAATAATTGGGATGGTAATGCGGACGCAAGCCCGGTCCACCATTGTCTTTTCCACCTGCCTCTATTGCTGCTTTATAAAAAGCATCGACCAAATTGCGACTTTCAACCCTGAAAGCAGCATGGGTAGATGACTTCCCGGGCGTACCGCGGCTTATCCAAAAATCGGGTTTCTCTGGTTCGCCAAAACCGGCAACATCAGTTGTTCCTGTAACAGATTCAGGAAACTCCATTATTAATGAATATCCAATAGCAGCAAGAGCCGACGTATAAAACGCTTTGCTCTTTTCAAAATCGCTAACAACAATGCCAATATGATCAATCATTTTATTGCTCCTTGATTGTGTGTAAGAAAGTTAATCATACTTTAGGTTTGGCAGAGTTTTGTCAGTAGTGATTGTTTTGTTTTATTTGGGAAGCGCCATGCGCCTTTCCACAAAACTGACAATGGCAGTTAAATATTTTATCTGGGATAAGTTCCACTTTATATTTAACTGATCCACACAGACAACTTCGTTTAATCATGTAGGTATCCTCGCATGTGATAACGAAACTGTGTTTTCGTCATTTATTTTGATTTGTCAGGTTTTCCGTTTTTATCGAGCAAGATAAGCATTTCTTTCGCTACCAATGCTGCGGATGGCAGGAACATGGTAGAGATAACACGATCATCAATAATGACATCGCGTTTATCAGCAACGTTGTCCTTATTCATTGTTAATGCCCCATTTTTACGAAGCTGATCTTCAACGAAAAATGGCAACAGCGTACCTTGCTTAGCCCAATCCTTCTCCCTCTCTGTAGAATTTGGAAAGCCTGCTACTCGCTTTCCCTGAACCAAGAACTTGCCGTTTTTAAGTTTTACATTCGCAAAAGCGCCAGCTCCGTGTCCACAACTCCCTATTACTCCACCGCTCTCATAAATTTTTGCCATAATACCAAGCAGCTTTTGATTCGAAGCTACATCGAACAATGTACCGTAACCACCACCTATAAACACAGCAGCATAATCCTTTGGGTTAACCTGATCCGGATTCAGTGAACTATTAGCTCGCTCCAAAAATCCTTCGTACTTTATTGTGTAACTGCTGATACCAATAGGATCCATCATAAACGGCACTGCCCCTCCAGTGGGAGAGGCAAAATCAACAGAATAGCCGTGAGAAACAAAAACATGATACGGCGGTGCGTACTCATAAAGATTATTTCTAGCCTCATGCTTACCAACATCGCCCATGTGCTCCAGATTAGAAGCAATAATTAAAATCTTTTTAGTGTCGCTTGCGATGGCTGGCACAGCAAAGCTGATAAGTATAAGGCTCAATGCCACAATTAATTTTTTCACGTTTACTCCATGTTTAATTGGAAACACCACCGCATGCTAAATGAATTCAGCTGAAAGAAAGTAACTGCACCAGGATGTGCCACAATACTTCCCGTTATGATTTGAATAATTGTTTGGAAGATAAATCATGTGCCATGAGTTCCATGAATTAGATTTTTACCTTTATGGTGCCATTAGACGCAGATGTTTTGATTTTGGATGCAATACGGCTATTTAATTTTCCATAACGAATGCTATGGACTTCCGCTATAACGCACAGTGCTGTGCGATCGTAGATTTACTGGTGTGTCAAACTTGTTAAAAATGATGACAATTTAAACGTGATGGTTCGCGTTAATCAGGAGTGGAAAGTGAATAAATTTATGTTTCATGTGTTGAATTAGGATCACAGTCGCTTGTTAGGCTTTTTAATTTGGTTTTTACCTAGACTAAATTAAAGTGCTGTATGACCAATTGCAGCCCAAATGCCGGTAACGCCTAAGAAAAGAATAGCAATTGGCCCGCCCCACATATGACGCCAATTAGCAATGTAAGCGATTTTTGGGTTTGATGTAGAATACCGAATAAGTACTTTTGTATCTGATGGGGATTTTCCAAGAGCCACTCCAGATGTGGATGTAAAAGTGTATTGAACGCCGTCGTTGTCTACAAAGGAAATCACTGGAAAATGTAAAATTGAATCTTCCGATTCTCTGCTTTCTATTCGCAATACAGTGCCGATTGCGGAAGCACCATAGAAAATAATCCGCATTCTCCGAAAAAATAATAAAGCACTTAAAATTAAAAAGAGAACACCAAAAATTAAAAAATAAATTCTCATGAGTAATACCTAACGCCGAGTTCAGCGGCAGTTTTTAAGTAGCGCTGCGATAAACTTTGCACAGAAATTCGCTACTTACAAACTGTCGAGTGGAAGCGCGAAACGCCGGAATGATGTTGGAACACCTTGTTAAAAATTTTCTATGGCTTGCACTGATTTCAGCTTTTTAGCAATCAAACTTAAATAGCAGAATATAACCAAAGCAAAAACATTGACTCCTACTTGAAAAGGACCGGCAAACTGAAAAAGGCTAAGCAAAAGGTTTCCACCAGCAGATACGTTGAAGCCTGGGCCTGACTCAGTAAAAGAATAATGGACAGTGAAATTAAACCCAGTATAGAGAAAATAGCTAACACCAGGTGACAAGAGTAGCGGAATTTGCATAGCCCAAAATATTTTATTTATAGCTAAAGACCTAGCACTAGATGATTTAATAATTTCTATCCCACACCAAATGCCATACAAAAACACTAAAAGTGCGATTGCACCAAAAATATAGCCAGCAACGCCACTAGAGGACAGTATAAAATTCAATATTGATGTGATGGACATAAATCCACCACCAATACTTAAAACACCTAGCACTTTTTGTATATAAGTATTCATGTATACCCTTAATGTTTAACGCCGCTGTAAGCGGCAGAATTTAAGTTGTAGTTTTGTGGAATACTTTTGCGCAGTAAACCCATGGGCGCCTAATTAAAGCTGCGAATTAAATTCTATCCAGTGAAGCGAAGCGGAAAGATGATTGATTACCTTGTTAGAATTATTCTTTATTCTTTGCGTTTTGTGTAACGAAACCGAAAAACTCTATATTTTCGGGGTATGAAAAAATGATTTCTTATCGAGTAACGATTTTTTTAACACCCTCCCATTCTTCCTCATAAGCATATTTTTCGTAAGTGCCAACCAGCTCGAATTCCGATTGATCAGTGCTTTGAGGAAAAGCTTTAGCAAGAATTTTCCCGTTTTTCCTGATTGTTGCTTCAATAATTAGCTGAGGATCTGGATAATACTCAACATTACCCCCTGAATTTACCTCTATTCTATAGAAGACTGAAATAATTATTTTTTTACCGTCGCTTATGCTTTTAGCTTTCCCACGACTAACGCTCCATGCAGGCTTTGAAGATGCAGCTTTTCCCAGAGTTATAAAATCCCAGTTTATTTCTTCGGCATGGATGGAGAATGAGAAAAATAGTAGCAACAAAGTAAATATATATTTCATACGCACCAGATTCTAACGTTGCGGTAAATGGCAGAATTTAAGTAGGTTTTTTGTGGAAATATTTTACGAAGTAAAACCACAAAAAAGCTACTTAAATTATGTGCAGTGGAGCGAAGCGGAACGATGTTTGACCGCCTTGTTATGCTTTTTAAAGGATGCCGCCGTAATGCGACATTATTGTAATTCTGTTACCTGAAGGATCTTTCAATTTTAAGAGCTCACCCGCAATGTTACTTGTAAAATCATGTTCGATTTCTAACTCTTTCAGATGATTAAGAATTTTAATTTTTATACATTCGCCATGATGAATGCCAAAACATAATGGCACATGCGTATTTGTGTCAAAAGCACTAAGGTGGCTTTCACTTCCAGCTTTATGGATGTCAATTATTAATTTAATGCCGGAATTACACACAAGCCTTGTTCCCATTACGTCAAATATACGAAGCACTGTAGTGAAGAAATTAATTGTTTCTTCGATGTTGATTACTGAAAGGTTTATATAAACCATGATGATTTAACTCTTTTTCATAACGCCGAGCTAAGCGGCAGTTTTTAAGTTGTAGTTTTGTGGATTACTTTTGCGCAGCAAAACCACAAAGCTGCGACTTAAAAGCTGTCCAGTGTAGAGAAGCGGAACGATGCTGCAACGCATTGTTACGTGCTTTTTGACGACTCAGATGCTGATTTAAATTGCTTATATAAATTTGTGAGCAGAAAAACAGAATTTATTAAACCATATAAACCCAAAAAATAGACTGCTAAATTGCCTGAATCGTGAGCAAACACATATATGTAAATTGAAGTAAAAAAACAAAAAAGACTGCATATAAGAGCAAATACGGATAAATTTCTTTTAGATATAGCCATTTTAATTCCACTACCGAAGGAAACAGAATATTTCAGAAGGTTAAAACCCGTGGCACATTCTTTTCGAACCAGAAAAACCAAAGCTTCAACCGTTCAGGATTTTAGCTTTTGCTCTTTTTTGTACTTGCCGAAGCGTTTTAGCTTTTATTTTTGTACCCACATAAAACCCATCGGCTGGAACCATTTGTTAGATATTAGTGTATTTGAAACCACAGTCACTTGTTAGAAGCTGCTCGCGTGTTTCTGAATTTAAATAAATATGACAGAAATGGTAATGTCATTTTTCTAAGGGCTAAGAAAAGCCAGCCTATCCTTCTATCAATCGCACCACTCTACTTTTGTATATCCATTTTTCTGCAAAAAAACATCCATTTCCTCACTCGTTGGCTTGTTGCTTTTGGCATAGTCGAGTGTATGCTTTCCAACTTTGATTCTGTATTCTCTTCCTCCATGCCCTGAATCAATAGCTGTGTAATAAATTTCACCATTGATGGTTTGTATAGCCCAACCTGCAAAAGGTTCGTGGTAAGTATTATCATCGGTTTGTAACATTTGATTTGCAATCCTATTGTGCGTTCTGTTGCGACTTTACAGTAGGCAGATAAACTTCCCCACCTTCAGAACATTTTTTTAGGCCCATTATCTAACTTATTTGAAGTTCAATAGATTTTTCAATAGGACTCCTTCTAACGCCGAGTTCAGCGGCAGTTTTTAAGTTGTGGCTTTATGGAATACTTTTGCGCAGCAAAACCATAAAACCGCGACTTAAAAACTGTCCAGCACGCGAAGCGTGCGTGCTGCAACGACTTGTTAGAGTTTACCTTGCGAAGTACCATTCTAAGGTTTCCTCAACTTCTTCTTTAGATATTTCCAAAAGCAATTCTGCATATTCAACTTGACCCGCCGAAATTACAAATGCTGCCGTAGCCGCACGTGCAAATTCTTCTTCGCGATTATGCGAGATGCAAAGCAAGGCACATTTTCCCAGCTCTGAGATTGCGTTTTCATATGAGACCGACAATTCAGTTGGAATTTCAATATTCTGCTTTTGACGTGCGATTTCAATTGAGGTTGGTAAATTGAAGAAACTTGGGGTGACGCGTTCTGGTGCGAGTAAAATTAGCTTAACGATTTCTGGAACTACCGCAAAAGATGCAGAATAAATAGAACCCTGATGATACAAACTACTCCACAGAGAAAACCAAGGTTCTTCTTCGTAATTTGATTCTTCTGGATAAGCGCTCAACCTCGAAAGTAATTGAGGAATATTTGATGCTTTCCCGTATGCGTGATTTAAATTTTCCCAGTTCATTCCTAGATTACTCTAACGCCGAGTTCAGCGGCAGTTTTTAAGTTGTGGTTTTATGGAATATTTTTGCGCAGCAAAACCATAAAACCGCGACTTAAAAACTGTCCAACGCAGGCGCGANTTCAGCGGCGGATTTTAAGTTGTAGTTTTGCGGTACAGTGAGCACAGCGAGCCGCAAAACTGCGACTTAAAATCCGTCCAACGGAGGCGCGAAAGCGCCGGAGTGATGCTGGAACGACTTGTTAGACGATTTTTTTAGCGCAAAACAAAATGTATGCACCTAACGAAAAAGTTACAAAGTACCGAATTCCCCAAACACGAATCACTAATTTTGCAGTCTTAACTCTATAGCT
This DNA window, taken from Cellvibrio zantedeschiae, encodes the following:
- a CDS encoding GFA family protein; the protein is MIKRSCLCGSVKYKVELIPDKIFNCHCQFCGKAHGASQIKQNNHY
- a CDS encoding DUF3592 domain-containing protein produces the protein MRIYFLIFGVLFLILSALLFFRRMRIIFYGASAIGTVLRIESRESEDSILHFPVISFVDNDGVQYTFTSTSGVALGKSPSDTKVLIRYSTSNPKIAYIANWRHMWGGPIAILFLGVTGIWAAIGHTAL
- a CDS encoding VOC family protein, which codes for MIDHIGIVVSDFEKSKAFYTSALAAIGYSLIMEFPESVTGTTDVAGFGEPEKPDFWISRGTPGKSSTHAAFRVESRNLVDAFYKAAIEAGGKDNGGPGLRPHYHPNYYGAFIFDPDGNNIEAVCHNEV
- a CDS encoding type 1 glutamine amidotransferase domain-containing protein; this encodes MKKLIVALSLILISFAVPAIASDTKKILIIASNLEHMGDVGKHEARNNLYEYAPPYHVFVSHGYSVDFASPTGGAVPFMMDPIGISSYTIKYEGFLERANSSLNPDQVNPKDYAAVFIGGGYGTLFDVASNQKLLGIMAKIYESGGVIGSCGHGAGAFANVKLKNGKFLVQGKRVAGFPNSTEREKDWAKQGTLLPFFVEDQLRKNGALTMNKDNVADKRDVIIDDRVISTMFLPSAALVAKEMLILLDKNGKPDKSK
- the orn gene encoding oligoribonuclease; the protein is MSAKTPNENNLIWIDLEMTGLNPDTDVIIEIATIVTDADLNILAEGPVFAVHQPDSIMLNMDDWNTNQHGKSGLTQRVRESKVDIQQAEAETIKFLEQWVPAGKSPICGNSICQDRRFLVRGMPLLEDYFHYRNLDVSTVKELARRWRPDVIAGVKKSGAHLALDDIKDSIAELQHYRATFFKMN